The Choloepus didactylus isolate mChoDid1 chromosome 13 unlocalized genomic scaffold, mChoDid1.pri SUPER_13_unloc1, whole genome shotgun sequence genome window below encodes:
- the LOC119524790 gene encoding olfactory receptor 2T2-like produces MIILIWMDARLHTPMYFLLSQISIMDLLYSCTIVPKIVTDFLSVKNTISFINSGIQLFLFTTLLGAEYILLAIMAYDHYVATFYPLHYSVLMHPAVCVFMVAGIWLGSLLNALVHVIYILNLPYCSSLEIHHFFCEIPAILKPVCVDTSLYETALYFTSVVFLLIPVSTIMVSYGQIRYTVLKLGSNLGKRKTLATCSSHMIVVSLFYGSAIIKYIIPKAYHNSEQDEVVSVFYTIVTPMLNLLIYSI; encoded by the coding sequence ATGATTATCCTCATCTGGATGGATGCTCGACTCCATACACCTATGTACTTCCTTCTAAGCCAAATTTCCATCATGGACCTCTTGTACAGCTGCACTATTGTCCCAAAGATTGTAACTGATTTCCTCTCTGTGAAGAATACCATTTCATTTATTAACAGTGGAATTCAGCTATTCCTCTTCACAACACTTCTTGGAGCAGAGTACATTCTCCTGGCAATCATGGCTTATGATCACTATGTTGCCACATTCTACCCTCTCCATTATTCAGTTCTCATGCATCCTGCAGTCTGTGTCTTCATGGTGGCTGGCATCTGGCTGGGTTCTCTGCTAAATGCCTTGGTCCATGTCATATATATTCTGAATCTCCCATACTGCTCCTCCTTGgaaattcatcatttcttttgtgAGATTCCAGCTATCCTGAAACCTGTTTGTGTTGATACATCTCTTTATGAAACTGCACTTTATTTCACCAGTGTTGTATTCCTTCTCATTCCAGTATCTACCATTATGGTCTCATATGGCCAGATACGCTATACTGTTTTGAAATTAGGATCAAACTTGGGTAAGAGAAAAACTTTGGCAACCTGTTCCTCCCATATGATTGTCGTGTCTCTCTTCTATGGATCAGCCATCATCAAGTATATAATCCCCAAAGCATACCATAACTCAGAGCAGGATGAAGTAGTATCTGTCTTCTACACTATTGTAACTCCCATGCTCAACCTCCTCATCTACAGTATTTGA